The window CGGCGGATCGGCCGGCCGCGCGGCGGCGGCTGCCGCATCCTTGGCGATGCCGCTGAGGAAGACGTCGTCGACCATCTGGTCGAAATAGACCGGCACCTGCTTGTGCTTGACGGTGTCGGCCATCTCGCTGACCAGTCGGCGCGTGTGCTGCGCGACCTGCACGAGGTTCTCGCCGGGCTGGAGCAGCTCTCTCGCGAAGGTGCGCGTGAACACCGAATTGGGATTGGCATCGTCGTTGGAGAGACGATCGAGTGCGGTCTGGCGGGGACCAGCCGAGAACACCGAGAACACGCCTTCGGGCAGCTGCGTCATCGGCGCGAGGCCGCCGCCGCCGGTGACCGCGCGAGTGCCGGAGCGCTCGAACGGATTGTTGCGGCAGGCGTCGAACACCAGGATCGAGGTTCGCGCCTTCTTGTTCTGGAGACGCTCCACGACACGGTCGGCCAGAATGGAGGCGTCGCGCACCAGTTCTTCCTGGCCTTCGGTCGCCGCCGGCACATCGGTCGGCAGCAGATAGTTCTGGCCTGCGATCTCGAAGCCGTGGCCGGCGTAGAAGAAGAACGCGGTGTCGCCGGGCTCGATCGCCCGGTCGAAGGCGAGCAACGCCTCGGAGAATTGCTGCCGATTCTGATTTTCGGCCACCATCACCGAGAAGCCAAGCTGCTTCAGGGTGTCGCCCATAGTGCGGGCATCGTTGACGGCCTTCAGGAGCTTCGGCACGTTCTTGTAGTCGTTGTTGCCGACGACCAGCGCGACGCGCTTTTCGGCATGTGCGATACTGGCGAAACCGCTGAGGCTTGCCGCCAGGCCAAGCGCTGCCAGACTTCTGAAAAACCGACGCGTCATCGTCTTCTTCCCACTGCAGAACGGCGTCCCGTCAGGTCCCAGAACCGCTCGTCAGTAACCTTACGCCGTTGATGTGATAGTCGGTCCAGCCATAATGGCGGTTCAACGAACCGGCCTTCCGGTTCCACCAATTGGCCTAGGGTAGATTCCCGCGGAAACTGCTTTTTCTTGAGCGGGTTTCCGTTCGAGGCGAGGGGCTGCCGTGTATCGCTGGTACACCGACGCGGGCAGGCCGCGCTCCGGACCGCCCGCCTGTCCCTGGCCCGGCGCCTGATCGCTCGCCATTTGCCGGACCCGGCCCTGGTACCGACGCGCGTGGCCGATCTGCTCGGTGTCTCCGTGCGCCATTTGCACATGCTGTTCGAGGTCGCCGACCGCAGCTTCTCGCAGACCGTGACGGAAGAGCGGCTGAAGAGAAGCCGCCGCCTGATGTGCGATGCGCCGGAGCGGCTGATCGCCGATATCGCCACCGCCTGCGGCTTCGAGAGCCTGGCGACCTACCGGGTCTTCAACGCCGCCTATGGCATGGCGCCGGGTGATTTCCGGGCCCAGGCCGCAGGAGCGCGTTAACCGCCGGGCCAGCCGCCGCGGCGAAAAGCCAAGCCGCGCCCGGTATTTGGCAAAAACCTGAGGGTTTTTAGGGCCTTCCCGCGGCTGCTCCATTGACTTTGGCCGATTCCCGCCTATGTTCCGGGGCGACGCGGCTCAGATCGAAGAGCGATTCCTGAGCCTGGCGCTTTGTTCGCGTGAGTCAGCACCCCCAGCTTCTTTGAGAGCGCGCCGTTTCGGGGTGGAACGCGACAGCCTTATTACCCTCGATTCCGAACGGCGGTTTCGACCAGAGGCTCAATGTCCTTTTCAAATCTCGGACTGTCCGAAAAAGTCCTCGCCGCAGTGGCGGCCACCGGTTACACCACCCCCACCCCCATTCAGGAACAGGCGATCCCTCACGTCCTCGCACGTAAGGACGTGCTCGGCATCGCCCAGACCGGCACCGGCAAGACCGCGGCCTTCGTGCTGCCGATGCTCACCATTCTCGAAAAGGGTCGCGCCCGGGCACGTATGCCGCGCACGCTGATCCTGGAGCCGACCCGCGAACTCGCGGCGCAGGTCAAAGAGAATTTTGACCGCTACGGCGCCGGCCAGAAACTCAACGTCGCCCTCTTGATCGGCGGCGTCTCGTTCGGCGACCAGGATGCCAAGCTGACGCGCGGCGTCGACGTGCTGATCGCCACCCCGGGCCGCCTGCTCGACCACACCGAGCGCGGCGGTCTTCTGCTCACCGGCGTCGAGCTGCTCGTCATCGACGAAGCCGACCGCATGCTGGACATGGGCTTCATCCCGGACATCGAGCGCGTCTGCAAGCTCGTCCCCTTCACGCGGCAGACCCTGTTCTTCACCGCGACCATGCCGCCGGAAATCCGGCGCATCACCGAGACCTTCCTGCACAATCCGCAAAAGGTCGAAGTCTCCAAGCCGGCCACCACCGCCGTGACCGTCACGCAGTGTCAGGTCCCGGCCGGGCGCGAGGCGCACGAAAAGCGCGAATTGCTTCGCCGCCTGCTACGCGAGGCCAAGGATCTCAAGAACGCGATCATCTTTTGCAATCGCAAGCGCGAGGTCGCCGTCGTTCATAAATCGCTGCAGAAGCACGGCTTCAGCGTCGGCGCCCTGCATGGCGACATGGATCAGTCGGCCCGCACGGCGGCGCTCGAACAGTTCCGCAAGGGCGAGCTGCCGCTGCTGGTCGCCTCCGACGTCGCCGCCCGCGGCCTCGACATCCCCGAGGTCAGCCACGTCTTCAACTTCGACGTCCCCCACCATCCCGATGATTACGTCCATCGCGTCGGCCGCACCGGCCGCGCAGGCCGGTCCGGCATGGCGATCTCGCTCGTCACACCGCTCGACCAGAAGTCGATGGTCGCGATCGAGAAGCTGATCGGCCAGAGCATTCCGCGCGCCGAGGGCGACTACGCGGTGAATGCGGAATCCTCCGAACAGGGCGACCGCCCCCGCGAATCGCGCGGCCGCGATCGTGAACGCTCCCGCGGCGGACGCGGCAAGCCGCAGCGCGGCCGCGACCGTGAGCGCAGCCACGAGCCGCGCGAACCGCGTGGCGAAGCTCGGCCGTCAGCCGAAGTACAGCCCGCCGGCGAAGCGCGGCCTGCACGCGAGGCA is drawn from Bradyrhizobium diazoefficiens and contains these coding sequences:
- a CDS encoding DEAD/DEAH box helicase; the protein is MSFSNLGLSEKVLAAVAATGYTTPTPIQEQAIPHVLARKDVLGIAQTGTGKTAAFVLPMLTILEKGRARARMPRTLILEPTRELAAQVKENFDRYGAGQKLNVALLIGGVSFGDQDAKLTRGVDVLIATPGRLLDHTERGGLLLTGVELLVIDEADRMLDMGFIPDIERVCKLVPFTRQTLFFTATMPPEIRRITETFLHNPQKVEVSKPATTAVTVTQCQVPAGREAHEKRELLRRLLREAKDLKNAIIFCNRKREVAVVHKSLQKHGFSVGALHGDMDQSARTAALEQFRKGELPLLVASDVAARGLDIPEVSHVFNFDVPHHPDDYVHRVGRTGRAGRSGMAISLVTPLDQKSMVAIEKLIGQSIPRAEGDYAVNAESSEQGDRPRESRGRDRERSRGGRGKPQRGRDRERSHEPREPRGEARPSAEVQPAGEARPAREARPAREARPPREARQSSEPRGGSRQQANPSHVPSIGRPEPRRQREADTEPGDHSHLPAFLLRPVRSPAGA
- a CDS encoding caspase family protein — protein: MTRRFFRSLAALGLAASLSGFASIAHAEKRVALVVGNNDYKNVPKLLKAVNDARTMGDTLKQLGFSVMVAENQNRQQFSEALLAFDRAIEPGDTAFFFYAGHGFEIAGQNYLLPTDVPAATEGQEELVRDASILADRVVERLQNKKARTSILVFDACRNNPFERSGTRAVTGGGGLAPMTQLPEGVFSVFSAGPRQTALDRLSNDDANPNSVFTRTFARELLQPGENLVQVAQHTRRLVSEMADTVKHKQVPVYFDQMVDDVFLSGIAKDAAAAAARPADPPPQKVAALPPVSVPRVPKEETSNAPIANFSRHNGGWSVTFSFVDPTVGISWRMAGNGDFRETGFMDTFDPRTRKRMPNPSIELPPDAAAGTIEVRYVDASGDMQGPFPIKFDPEAALIRDQRKILDMTATSWLSFREFNGLLVYYTHLVSYRCAIREVRIGIDTAVPDKVLKMPPCDLRDPSAISAGMLLYQKLPPATQFMSVELTYRDGSVSEVKSFRTANRSNN